A genomic window from Panthera tigris isolate Pti1 chromosome B4, P.tigris_Pti1_mat1.1, whole genome shotgun sequence includes:
- the CLEC6A gene encoding C-type lectin domain family 6 member A isoform X1, which translates to MVREGQPQDREKAVWRSQVRFWSVAVISIALLSACFIVSCVVTYHLTYGKTGQRLSELHTHHSGLTCFSEGTSMRGNVWACCPCAWKSFGSSCYFISTEQNFWSKSEQNCVAMGAHLVVINTEAEQNFLVQQLNESLSYFLGLSDTQGNDNWQWIDQTPYKENVRLWHQNEPNFSAEECASIVFWENRGWGWNDVFCDTKRNSICEMKKIYL; encoded by the exons ATGGTACGAGAAGGGCAACCTCAAGATAGAG AGAAAGCAGTATGGCGGTCCCAAGTAAGATTCTGGTCTGTTGCTGTGATTTCCATAGCACTCCTCAGTGCTTGTTTCATTGTGAGCTGTGTGG TGACTTACCATCTTACATATGGCAAAACTGGCCAAAGGCTGTCTGAACTACACACACACCACTCAGGTTTAACCTGCTTCAGTGAAGGGACAAGCATGAGAG GGAATGTCTGGGCATGTTGCCCATGTGCTTGGAAGTCATTTGGTTCCAGCTGCTACTTCATTTCTACTGAGCAGAATTTTTGGTCAAAGAGTGAACAGAACTGTGTTGCAATGGGTGCTCACTTGGTGGTGATCAACACAGAAGCAGAGCAG AATTTCCTTGTCCAGCAACTGAATGAATCATTGTCTTATTTTCTGGGACTCTCAGATACACAAGGGAATGACAATTGGCAATGGATTGATCAGACACCTTACAAGGAAAATGTCAG atTATGGCACCAGAATGAGCCCAATTTTTCTGCAGAGGAATGTGCTTCAATAGTTTTCTGGGAAAACAGAGGATGGGGCTGGAATGATGTTTTCTGTGATACTAAGAGAAACTCAATATGTGAGATGAAGAAGATTTATCTCTGA
- the CLEC6A gene encoding C-type lectin domain family 6 member A isoform X2 — MVREGQPQDRVTYHLTYGKTGQRLSELHTHHSGLTCFSEGTSMRGNVWACCPCAWKSFGSSCYFISTEQNFWSKSEQNCVAMGAHLVVINTEAEQNFLVQQLNESLSYFLGLSDTQGNDNWQWIDQTPYKENVRLWHQNEPNFSAEECASIVFWENRGWGWNDVFCDTKRNSICEMKKIYL; from the exons ATGGTACGAGAAGGGCAACCTCAAGATAGAG TGACTTACCATCTTACATATGGCAAAACTGGCCAAAGGCTGTCTGAACTACACACACACCACTCAGGTTTAACCTGCTTCAGTGAAGGGACAAGCATGAGAG GGAATGTCTGGGCATGTTGCCCATGTGCTTGGAAGTCATTTGGTTCCAGCTGCTACTTCATTTCTACTGAGCAGAATTTTTGGTCAAAGAGTGAACAGAACTGTGTTGCAATGGGTGCTCACTTGGTGGTGATCAACACAGAAGCAGAGCAG AATTTCCTTGTCCAGCAACTGAATGAATCATTGTCTTATTTTCTGGGACTCTCAGATACACAAGGGAATGACAATTGGCAATGGATTGATCAGACACCTTACAAGGAAAATGTCAG atTATGGCACCAGAATGAGCCCAATTTTTCTGCAGAGGAATGTGCTTCAATAGTTTTCTGGGAAAACAGAGGATGGGGCTGGAATGATGTTTTCTGTGATACTAAGAGAAACTCAATATGTGAGATGAAGAAGATTTATCTCTGA